From Cucumis melo cultivar AY chromosome 1, USDA_Cmelo_AY_1.0, whole genome shotgun sequence, a single genomic window includes:
- the LOC103490184 gene encoding carbamoyl-phosphate synthase large chain, chloroplastic codes for MGYCLIPSQSLTAKSFSSPSSSISRFSASSFSNPTLASFFTYTTRLGSSSLNIHPCHHRLSPFGKLYTQKGLVRCLKNDEKPIKEAKAGKIGKRTDLKKIMILGAGPIVIGQACEFDYSGTQACKALKEEGYEVVLINSNPATIMTDPELADRTYVTPMTPELVEKVLEKERPDALLPTMGGQTALNLAVALAESGALEKYGIELIGAKLGAIKKAEDRELFKQAMKNIGIKTPPSGIGTTLEECIEIAGEIGEFPLIIRPAFTLGGTGGGIAYNKEEFESICKAGLAASLTSQVLVEKSLLGWKEYELEVMRDLADNVVIICSIENIDPMGVHTGDSITVAPAQTLTDKEYQRLRDYSIAIIREIGVECGGSNVQFAVNPADGEVMVIEMNPRVSRSSALASKATGFPIAKMAAKLSVGYSLDQIPNDITKKTPASFEPSIDYVVTKIPRFAFEKFPGSQPILTTQMKSVGEAMALGRTFQESFQKAVRSLECGYSGWGCEPIKQLDWDWEQLKYSLRVPNPDRIHAVYAAMKKGMKLDDIHELSYIDKWFLTQLKELVDVEQYLLAQSLSNLTKEDFYEVKKRGFSDKQIAFATKSTEKEVRSKRISLGVLPAYKRVDTCAAEFEANTPYMYSSYDFECESAPTQKKKVLILGGGPNRIGQGIEFDYCCCHTSFALQDAGYETIMMNSNPETVSTDYDTSDRLYFEPLTVEDVFNVIDLERPDGIIVQFGGQTPLKLALPIQRYLDENKLISASGDGHVRIWGTSPDSIDAAEDRERFNAILNELKIEQPRGGIAKSEADALSIAKDIGYPVVVRPSYVLGGRAMEIVYSDDKLVTYLENAVEVDPERPVLVDKYLSDAIEIDVDALADSHGNVTIGGIMEHIELAGVHSGDSACSLPTKTIPSSCLETIRNWTTKLAKRLNVCGLMNCQYAITMAGEVFLLEANPRASRTVPFVSKAIGHPLAKYASLVMSGKSLYELGFTKEVIPKHVSVKEAVLPFEKFQGSDVLLGPEMRSTGEVMGLDFQFPIAFAKAQIAAGNKLPLSGTLFLSLNDLTKLHLSKIAKAFLELGFNITATSGTAHVLEMEGLPVERVLKLHEGRPHAGDILANGQIQLMIITSSGDDLDQIDGRHLRRMALAYKVPIITTVAGALATAEAIKSLKASSVSMIPLQDFFVETKSGSQKDLQSASI; via the exons ATGGGTTACTGTTTGATTCCCTCTCAATCTCTCACTGCCAAATCCTTTTCGTCTCCATCCTCCTCCATTTCTCGTTTTTCCGCTTCCTCTTTCTCCAATCCCACCCTTGCCAGCTTTTTTACTTACACTACGAGACTTGGATCATCTTCGCTCAACATTCACCCATGCCACCACCGTCTTTCTCCGTTTGGGAAGCTGTACACCCAAAAGGGGTTAGTTCGATGTCTGAAAAATGATGAGAAGCCGATCAAAGAGGCTAAAGCTGGGAAAATTGGGAAGAGAACTGATTTGAAGAAGATTATGATTCTTGGTGCCGGTCCCATTGTGATTGGGCAGGCTTGTGAGTTTGATTATTCTGGTACTCAAGCTTGCAAGGCCTTGAAAGAAGAGGGTTATGAAGTTGTATTGATTAACTCCAATCCGGCTACGATCATGACGGACCCGGAATTGGCTGATAGAACTTATGTTACTCCCATGACACCGGAACTTGTCGAGAAAGTTCTTGAGAAGGAACGACCTGATGCTCTCTTGCCCACTATGGGTGGCCAGACTGCGTTAAATTTGGCGGTTGCTTTAGCTGAAAGTGGTGCTCTGGAGAAATATGGGATTGAGTTGATTGGAGCCAAGCTTGGTGCGATAAAGAAAGCTGAAGATAGGGAGTTGTTTAAACAGGCTATGAAGAATATTGGGATTAAGACACCACCTTCCGGGATTGGGACTACGCTTGAGGAATGTATTGAAATTGCTGGTGAGATTGGAGAATTCCCTTTGATCATTAGACCTGCTTTTACGTTGGGGGGAACTGGAGGTGGGATTGCCTACAATAAGGAGGAATTTGAGTCTATTTGTAAGGCAGGTTTAGCGGCGAGTTTGACGTCCCAAGTTCTGGTGGAGAAATCTTTGCTGGGTTGGAAGGAGTACGAGCTTGAGGTCATGAGGGATCTTGCTGATAACGTGGTGATCATTTGCTCCATTGAGAATATTGATCCCATGGGAGTTCATACTGGGGATTCCATAACAGTGGCACCTGCTCAAACTTTGACTGACAAGGAATATCAGCGGCTGAGAGATTATTCCATTGCTATTATTAGGGAAATTGGTGTTGAGTGTGGTGGTTCGAATGTGCAATTTGCTGTCAATCCAGCTGATGGTGAGGTGATGGTGATTGAAATGAATCCGAGAGTTTCAAGGTCCTCTGCTTTGGCTTCCAAGGCTACGGGTTTTCCAATAGCAAAGATGGCAGCAAAATTGTCTGTAGGTTATTCATTGGATCAGATTCCCAATGACATAACCAAGAAAACGCCTGCTAGTTTTGAGCCTTCAATTGATTACGTGGTGACAAAG ATTCCTAGATTTGCTTTTGAAAAGTTCCCAGGTTCTCAACCAATATTGACAACTCAGATGAAATCAGTTGGTGAAGCTATGGCTCTTGGCCGCACTTTCCAAGAATCCTTTCAAAAAGCTGTAAGATCATTGGAATGTGGCTACTCTGGATGGGGTTGTGAACCCATTAAACAACTTGATTGGGATTGGGAACAATTGAAGTATAGCCTTCGAGTTCCTAATCCAGATCGCATTCATGCTGTATATGCTGCAATGAAGAAGGGGATGAAACTGGATGACATTCACGAGCTGAGTTATATTGACAAGTGGTTTCTTACTCAGTTAAAGGAGTTGGTGGATGTCGAGCAATACCTCTTGGCTCAAAGCTTATCGAATCTGACAAAGGAGGATTTCTATGAAGTGAAAAAGAGAGGTTTTAGTGATAAGCAAATAGCATTTGCCACTAAATCAACTGAGAAGGAGGTGCGCTCCAAGAGAATATCTTTGGGTGTCCTCCCAGCTTATAAGCGGGTGGATACATGTGCTGCAGAATTTGAGGCAAATACCCCTTATATGTATTCTTCTTATGATTTTGAATGTGAATCAGCCCCAACTCAAAAGAAAAAGGTCTTGATATTGGGTGGTGGTCCGAACCGTATTGGTCAGGGTATTGAATTTGACTACTGTTGCTGTCATACTTCGTTTGCTCTACAG GATGCTGGGTATGAGACAATCATGATGAACTCAAATCCTGAAACAGTATCAACTGATTATGATACAAGTGATCGGCTGTACTTTGAACCCTTGACGGTTGAAGATGTTTTTAACGTTATTGATTTAGAACGTCCAGACGGCATCATTGTGCAATTCGGAGGTCAAACACCTTTGAAATTGGCTCTTCCAATACAGCGGTATTTAGATGAAAACAAGCTCATATCTGCCAGTGGCGATGGACATGTTCGCATATGGGGCACTTCTCCAGATTCTATAGATGCGGCTGAAGACAGAGAAAGGTTCAATGCAATCCTTAACGAGTTGAAGATAGAGCAACCAAGAGGGGGCATTGCCAAGAGTGAAGCAGATGCACTCTCCATTGCCAAGGATATAGGATACCCAGTTGTTGTCCGACCTTCTTATGTTCTAGGTGGTCGGGCAATGGAAATTGTGTATAGTGATGATAAACTAGTGACTTACCTTGAAAATGCTGTGGAAGTGGATCCAGAACGTCCAGTATTAGTCGACAAATATCTATCAGATGCTATTGAAATTGATGTTGATGCATTAGCTGATTCACATGGGAATGTGACAATTGGTGGGATAATGGAGCATATAGAGTTGGCCGGTGTTCATTCGGGTGACTCTGCCTGTTCACTCCCAACAAAAACAATTCCATCATCTTGCCTCGAAACTATCAGGAATTGGACAACAAAGTTGGCAAAGAGGCTAAATGTCTGTGGGCTAATGAACTGTCAGTACGCAATCACTATGGCAGGGGAGGTTTTCTTGCTCGAGGCCAATCCTCGTGCTTCCCGTACGGTCCCATTTGTATCTAAAGCCATTGGGCATCCATTGGCTAAGTATGCTTCGCTTGTTATGTCCGGGAAGTCTCTATATGAGCTTGGCTTCACCAAGGAGGTCATCCCCAAACACGTGTCTGTGAAGGAAGCTGTCCTTCCTTTTGAGAAGTTCCAAGGCAGCGATGTGCTATTAGGGCCTGAGATGAGAAGCACCGGTGAGGTTATGGGTCTTGATTTTCAGTTTCCTATTGCATTTGCTAAAGCTCAAATTGCTGCCGGGAATAAGTTACCACTTTCTGGAACTCTGTTCCTAAGTTTGAATGACTTGACAAAGCTCCATCTTTCCAAAATAGCCAAGGCATTTTTAGAGCTTGGATTCAACATCACTGCAACTTCTGGAACTGCCCACGTTCTTGAAATGGAAGGCCTTCCTGTTGAACGAGTTTTGAAGCTACACGAGGGGCGGCCTCATGCTGGTGACATACTTGCTAATGGGCAAATTCAGTTGATGATAATCACTAGTTCTGGCGATGATCTTGATCAGATTGATGGACGCCATCTGAGGAGAATGGCTCTTGCATACAAAGTACCTATAATAACGACGGTTGCTGGAGCGTTGGCAACTGCCGAAGCCATAAAGAGCCTGAAGGCAAGTTCGGTTTCAATGATCCCTCTTCAGGACTTCTTTGTTGAGACTAAAAGTGGGAGTCAAAAGGACTTGCAGTCAGCCTCTATATGA